In the genome of Candidatus Poribacteria bacterium, the window CGTATGCTGTTCCCTCCAACAAGTCAAAATCCCATGTGGTCACCCGACGGCAGAAGAATAGTGTTCGAGGCCTATTGGTCAGGTGGCTCGGATATATACGTGGCAGACTACACAGGGGAAAACATACGCAGACTAACGGATGCCGTCCAAGAACACACTGTAAACTCCTCCCCAGCATGGTCTCCCGATGGTAGTAAGATCGCCTTTGTGCGGACTTCCCTGAGACAGTTTCCAAGGAATCCTGAAATCTATGTGATAGATGCCGATGGTAAGAATGCAAGGAATCTAACGAATCACCCGGCGAATGATAGATACCCAACATGGTCTGCTGATGGTTCAAGGATCGCCTTCACGACCGATAGAGATGGGAATTCTGAGATATATGTGATGGACATAAATGGAGGGAATCTCAAAAATTTAACTAATCACCCCGCGAACGATACTCTTCCCGCTTGGTCGCCAGATGGTGGAAAGATCGCCTTCTCATCTGATCGGGATGGAAATTATGAGATCTACCTGATGGATGCTGATGGGGGAAACGTTCAGAGGCTGACCGATCACCCGGCGGATGACATTTGTCCTACTTGGTTGCCTGACGGCAATAGGATCGTTTTCATGACCGACCGGGATGGGAATTTTGAGATATATGTGATGGACATAAACGGGGAGAATCTTAGAAATTTAACCAACAATCCTGGGTTTGATGGTCATCCATCTTGGTTTGATCCTTCCTCCGCGTTTTCTATTTTCTCTTTTGACATGCGGATAATCACATGGGGTTGGCTTAAGTAGCTCAGCAAATAAGATGACATGTTCGGAGGGGTTGTGGATGTGAAGGCTGTAAGATTGAAAAAAGCGCTTTGGGGGGGTTATGAAGAGTTCTCCATGATGCTATGCCACACCGATCTTTCCTTCTCTTAATCCTCGCAGGAGGATCTTTATTGCTGTTCACGACTGCGCTTTCCATCCTCGCGCAGCCGTCCAGGCCTACCGTAGCTTTCCACGCTCTCAGGGTGCAAAAGGAGTGCATGAACATCTATACGATGGAACTTAATGGGAACGATATCAGATAGCTGACGAACAATCCCCGGTGACATGATGCCTATCCTGATTGGTCACCCGATGGGAAGAAGATAGCCTTTGCGGCGGAGGTGAGAGGATTGCCCGACATCTTCGTGTTGGATTTGGAGAGGGGAGATTTGCGAAATCTCACAAACCTGAAAGCTAGAGATGCTTCCCCATGGCAGATGTTATCAAACGAGGAGAATAAGGGAGAGCGTTCATATTATCGCAGAGTGTGGTAGCGAAAGGAACTATACTCCCCGATCTAGCAGAACAGCGAGGATAAGGCTTATAAACGAGCTCACGTACATCAGCCTTACAGCATCCTTTACCTTCCGCTTAAAGGATCGATCTCATCACCGATGTACGGTTTCACAACAAGTTCGCCGAAATAGCTGTTCGGGCCTCCCAGCCTCACCTTAAGTGCGCCGGCAAACGCAGCTTCGGGTATCCCGCTGTTAGGGCTTTCATGTTTTCTCCCATCTCTGAGGACGATCTTCAGGCAAGTCAGGGGATTAACGCCGATGAAAAGGGATGAGATCGAGATTATCAGGGCGCTGAGCCTCGCGGGGATGAAGTTGGCCACATCATCAAGCCTCGCCGACGCCCAGCCGAAGCGCATGTATCTTTCGTTTTTATATCCCACCATCGAGTCCAACGTGCTTACGGCCTTGAACGCCATCGCTAACGGCGCCCCGCCCAAGGAGGCGTAAAACATCGGTGATATTATCCCATCCACGGTGTTCTCCGATATCGTCTCGATGCATGCCCTCAGAATCCCTCTCTCATCGAGCTCCTCCGTATCCCTGCTCACCAGATATGAGAGCTCCCTCCTCGCCCTTTCGATATCCTCCTTCTCGATCGCCTTTACGACTTTCATCGGCTCCCTCCCGAGGCTTTTCGTGCATAGGGCTGTGAAAAACAGAAAGACCTCGGCCGGAGACCCGAACCGATGTGATAGAAAATAGGAGATGAGATAGGAGGTCGAGACCACGATAAGCGTTAGGAGTATCCCCGCGAATCTCTCCCAAGGCATCCTCCTTAGGATCCTCTCGAGGAGCTTTATCTCGCCCCCGATGAGTTTCACGGGATATGGGAACCAGCGGGGATCGCCTATGATGAGGTCGAGGATATAAGCGAGGGGGAGTTCGAGATCTCTCATATCAACCCTAAAAGCTTATAGATGAAATCGACATCCAGATTCTCCCTGATCACTTCGGCGAGTCTGTCATATTCCCCTTGCCTATCAAGTCGGGTGTTTACATCCTGCGAGGCAAGCTCCAGTAAGCCTTTTCTACGTCTGATGAGGTTTAAAAGCCTTCTTCTGAAACGACCGTTTTCGAAGATCCCATGAAGATAGGTGCCCAGAACGAGCCCATCGTGGGATATTACCCCATCCCATACTCTTTCACCTGACAATCTTGAAAGTTCAAAGAGGTAATTCTTTGCCTTCGTTTCTCCCATGTGAATCTCATATCCCTCCAGTAGCTCGCCCTCATCCAGATAGGGTATCTCCCTTAAGGCCTTGGCCTTCACCTGATAGCTCGCCTTTTCCTTCGTAAAGATCGTCACGATGTCTAAAAGTCCAAGCCCTTCCTCGATTTTGCGTTCCGATTCGACTCCATGTGGATCCTCCACCTTTCTGCCGAGCATCTGAAATCCCCCGCAGATTCCGATTATCATCTTTCCCCTTCTCCTTTCCCTGAGTATCCCTTCGAAAAGCCCGCTCTCTTTGAGAAACAGGAGGTCGTAAACCGTATTCTTCGTCCCTGGGATTATGATTATGTCGGCGTCTTCGAGCTCATCGGGTGATGTGACGTATCTGAGGGAGACGTCACTTTCGGAGGCTAGGGGATCGAAATCGGTGAAGTTGGATATCCTTGGGAGCCTCAGGACGGCTATCCTTATATCCGCCTTCCCTCTTGAGGGTCTAAATCCGTCAAGCGAGACGGAGTCCTCCTCCCATATCCTGAGCCCTCTGATGTAAGGTATCACCCCGATCACCGGTTTTCCTGTTTTCTCCTCGAGGAAATCAACTCCCGGCTTTAAAAGGGATATATCCCCCCTGAACTTGTTTATGATCAATCCTTTTATGAGTTCTCTCTCTTCCTGAGTGAGCAGTTCAATGGTTCCGACTATCCACGCCAGCACCCCGCCTCTATCAATATCACCGACCAGGAGAACGGGCGCTTCGGCATATCTGGCCATTTTCATGTTCACGATGTCGTTCTCCCTGAGATTTACCTCGGCGGGGCTCCCTGCGCCTTCGATCACGATGATGTCGAACTCATCCTTTAACCTTTCAAAGGAGCGACGGACGGCCTCCCAGAGTTCCGCCTTTATGTTGTAATATCTCTTTGCGCTGAGGTTCATGTAGGGTTTTCCGTGGAGCACAACCTGACATCCGGCATCGCCCATCGGTTTGAGCAGGATAGGGTTCATGTCGAATGAGGGCTCTATCCCACAGGCCTCTGCCTGGACGGCCTGAGCTATGCTGATCTCTCTCCCTTCGGGCGTCGCGTATGAGTTTAAGGACATGTTCTGTGCTTTGAAGGGGACGACCCTGAAGCCGTCCTGATAGAATATCCTGCATAATGCCGTAACTATAAGGCTTTTGCCGACATGCGATCCGGTCCCCTGTATCATAATGCTTTTCGCCCTCATAGGAGCACCTCTTTCAAAGCGGATAAGAGTTTTTTGTTCTCATCCCTTCTCCTCACCGCCACTCTGACGAATCTCTCATCAAGCCCCTTAAAGTTCGAACAATCCCTGATGAATATCCCTCGCCTCAGCAGCTCTATCTGAAGTCGATGGGATCTAAGCGCATCACATCGTATCAACAGGAAGTTTGCATGGGACCGGAAGGGGATAAGCCCCCTTATGCTCCGGAGAGCCGAAAGGAGAAATTCCCTTTCGGCAAGGATGAACTCCTTGCTCTCTTTAACGAACCGTCCTAGATTGAGCAGCGCTTCTCCCGCTATCTGGGCCAATCTGTTGACCGACCACGGCTCTATATAGCCCTTCAGGACGGAGATCACCCTCTCATTCGAGACCGCATAGCCGAGCCTGAGCCCCGGTATCGAGAAAAGCTTCGTGAAGGACCTTAAAATCACTAGGTTTCCGAGCTTTGGCACCTCTTTAAGGAGAGAGATCGGCCTGTCGGAGAAGTCCGAGAAAGCCTCGTCCACGACGAA includes:
- a CDS encoding PD40 domain-containing protein; the protein is MKPKWKLLMESFLLMINIGSTLQAQPKKAQILFDSIRPWGNPAIYIMDIDGRNQRMLFPPTSQNPMWSPDGRRIVFEAYWSGGSDIYVADYTGENIRRLTDAVQEHTVNSSPAWSPDGSKIAFVRTSLRQFPRNPEIYVIDADGKNARNLTNHPANDRYPTWSADGSRIAFTTDRDGNSEIYVMDINGGNLKNLTNHPANDTLPAWSPDGGKIAFSSDRDGNYEIYLMDADGGNVQRLTDHPADDICPTWLPDGNRIVFMTDRDGNFEIYVMDINGENLRNLTNNPGFDGHPSWFDPSSAFSIFSFDMRIITWGWLK
- a CDS encoding cobyric acid synthase, with translation MRAKSIMIQGTGSHVGKSLIVTALCRIFYQDGFRVVPFKAQNMSLNSYATPEGREISIAQAVQAEACGIEPSFDMNPILLKPMGDAGCQVVLHGKPYMNLSAKRYYNIKAELWEAVRRSFERLKDEFDIIVIEGAGSPAEVNLRENDIVNMKMARYAEAPVLLVGDIDRGGVLAWIVGTIELLTQEERELIKGLIINKFRGDISLLKPGVDFLEEKTGKPVIGVIPYIRGLRIWEEDSVSLDGFRPSRGKADIRIAVLRLPRISNFTDFDPLASESDVSLRYVTSPDELEDADIIIIPGTKNTVYDLLFLKESGLFEGILRERRRGKMIIGICGGFQMLGRKVEDPHGVESERKIEEGLGLLDIVTIFTKEKASYQVKAKALREIPYLDEGELLEGYEIHMGETKAKNYLFELSRLSGERVWDGVISHDGLVLGTYLHGIFENGRFRRRLLNLIRRRKGLLELASQDVNTRLDRQGEYDRLAEVIRENLDVDFIYKLLGLI
- a CDS encoding threonine-phosphate decarboxylase; this translates as MSLEGFFEHGGELEKIEKLGVSPENLIDFSVNLNPLGPPEKLLQMLKEHIHKIGRYPEPHSETLSFKLCRKLDIPRGCALISNGSNQLIHAACAALKPQRTLIVQPTFSEYEMATSLYGGCVTDLILNHEENFSIPMKKLIENLRSSNIAFICNPNNPTGHIWDKELLLDLMRKFPNVIFVVDEAFSDFSDRPISLLKEVPKLGNLVILRSFTKLFSIPGLRLGYAVSNERVISVLKGYIEPWSVNRLAQIAGEALLNLGRFVKESKEFILAEREFLLSALRSIRGLIPFRSHANFLLIRCDALRSHRLQIELLRRGIFIRDCSNFKGLDERFVRVAVRRRDENKKLLSALKEVLL